The Castor canadensis chromosome X, mCasCan1.hap1v2, whole genome shotgun sequence genome includes a region encoding these proteins:
- the Nhs gene encoding actin remodeling regulator NHS isoform X3, producing the protein MALACCMPKNAAVSNLDIESKLSVYYRAPWHQQRNIFLPATRPPCVEELHRHARQSLQALRREHRSRSDRREQRAAVPLSLAAPPLPAYPPAHSQRRREVKDRHFLTFNSTRSPSPTECCHMAPWSRKSHPPDDEETDVMLGQRPKNPIHNIPSTLDKQTNWNKALPLPTPEEKMKQDAQVISSCIIPINVTGVGFDREASIRCSLVHSQSVLQRRRKLRRRKTISGIPRRVQQEIDSDESPVARERNVIVHTNPDPSNTVNRRSGTRDSECQTEDILIAAPSRRRIRAQRGQSIAASLSHSAGNISALADKGDTMFTPAVSSRTRSRSLPREGNRGGDADPKVGAKPSTYEEGEPFVGDHERTPNDCSEPPSSPSGQEHQPALGLACSQHLHSPQHKLSERGRSRLSRMAADSGSCDISSNSDTFGSPIHCISTAGVLLGSHMDQKDDHQSSSGNWSGSSSTCPSQTSETIPPAASPPLTGSSHCDSELSLNTAPHANEDTNVFVTEQFNDNLDKVRGHRANSFTSTVADLLDDPNNSNTSDSEWNYLHHHHDASCRQDFSPERPKADSLGCPSFTSMATYDSFLEKSPSDKADTSSHFSVDTEGYYTSMHFDCGLKGNKSYVCHYAALGPENGQGVGVPPGLPDCAWQDYLDHRRQTRPSISFRKPKAKPTPPKRSSSLRKTDANADVSEKKEPKLSSGQHLPHSSREMKLPLDFSNTPSRMENANLPTKQEPSWMNQSELSIKEPQLDTTDIPPFKDEGAESTHYADLWLLNDLKTNDPYRSLSNSSTATGTTVIECIKSPESSESQTSQSESRATTPSLPSVDNEFKLASPEKLAGLASPSSGYSSQSETPTSSFPTAFFSGPLSPGGSKRKPKVPERKSSLQQPSLKDGTLALSKDLELPIIPPTHLDLSALHNVLNKPFYHRHPLHVFTHKQNMVGDTLRSNPPPSLAITPTVLKSVNLRSISKSEEVKQKESNSTDLTYLEESTLTMAALSPGKIGPHAAKKSISRQYSAEDSILTFLDSSAVEMGRDKLHLEKNPAFDLKNHCHPETETSAGSNLLDSNATKDQIQMESESIPENTSKNCGVPTEEFQRVSAARPNVLDGKIIQCGAGPDGALEQVPKTPCMDQEEIAQPESVDVVTFQSSSPTRATDISNQRKHQLAVSRHHDKVPGNICYESETSTVNSFPEKYSEQENIASGISPKSASDNSRAEETQGNVDEASLKESSPSDDSITSPLSEDSQAEAEGVFASPNKPRTTEDLFAVIHRSKRKVLGRKDSRDMSVRSKSRVPLSSSSSSSSSSVTSPSSNVTTANSQRSPGLIYRNAKKSNTSNEEFKLLLLKKGSRSDSSYRMSATEILKSPILPKPPGDLTVESPQSTDDAHQGSPGAEALSPLSPCSPRVNAEGFSSKNFATSASARVGRSRAPPVASSSRYSVRCRLYNTPMQAISEGETENSDGSPHDDRSSQSST; encoded by the exons TTTAACAGCACCCGTTCGCCCTCCCCCACTGAGTGTTGCCACATGGCCCCATGGAGTAGAAAG TCCCACCCCCCAGACGATGAAGAAACAGATGTCATGTTAGGGCAGAGGCCGAAAAACCCAATACACAATATCCCATCTACACTGGACAAGCAGACCAACTGGAACAAAGCACTACCTCTCCCAACGCCggaggagaaaatgaaacaagatgCCCAAGTGATTTCTTCTTGCATTATTCCCATCAATGTCACTG GAGTTGGTTTTGACAGAGAGGCTAGTATACGCTGTTCTCTCGTTCATTCACAATCCGTACTACAGCGGAGACGAAAATTGAGGAGGAGGAAAACCATCTCCGGTATCCCCAGAAGAGTTCAACAAGAAATAG ATTCTGATGAATCACCAGTGGCCAGGGAAAGGAATGTGATTGTACACACAAACCCAGACCCCTCCAATACTGTCAATAGGAGGTCTGGAACCAGAGACTCTGAATGTCAAACCGAGGATATTCTGATTGCTGCCCCATCCAGAAGGAGAATCAGAGCTCAAAGGGGTCAAAGCATTGCAGCTTCCCTTTCTCATTCCGCCGGCAACATTTCTGCCCTGGCAGACAAAGGTGACACCATGTTTACTCCTGCAGTGAGCAGCCGCACAAGGTCTCGGAGCCTTCCTCGAGAGGGTAACAGAGGTGGAGATGCAGACCCCAAAGTCGGTGCTAAACCCTCAACATATGAAGAGGGAGAACCTTTTGTGGGTGACCATGAAAGAACCCCTAATGATTGCAGTGAGCCTCCAAGCAGCCCAAGTGGACAGGAACACCAGCCTGCTTTGGGCCTGGCTTGTTCTCAACATCTTCACAGCCCCCAGCACAAGCTAAGTGAGAGAGGGAGGTCACGTCTATCCCGAATGGCTGCTGACTCTGGCAGCTGTGACATCTCCTCCAACTCAGACACCTTTGGGAGCCCCATCCACTGCATCTCCACGGCTGGTGTCCTTCTTGGCAGCCACATGGACCAGAAAGATGACCATCAGTCATCCAGTGGTAATTGGAGTGGAAGCAGCTCTACATGCCCCTCGCAGACCTCAGAAACAATCCCTCCTGCAGCTTCTCCTCCCCTCACTGGCTCTTCACACTGTGACTCGGAGTTGTCACTAAACACAGCTCCTCATGCTAATGAGGACACTAATGTCTTTGTGACAGAGCAGTTCAATGACAACTTGGATAAAGTGAGAGGCCACCGGGCTAATTCCTTTACCTCCACTGTTGCAGATCTGCTGGATGACCCCAACAACAGCAACACCAGTGACAGTGAGTGGAATTACCTACACCACCATCATGATGCATCCTGCCGGCAAGATTTTAGCCCTGAGCGTCCCAAGGCAGATAGCCTGGGCTGCCCAAGCTTCACAAGCATGGCCACTTATGACAGCTTTCTGGAAAAGTCTCCATCAGACAAAGCAGATACTAGCTCTCACTTTTCAGTAGACACAGAAGGATACTATACTTCCATGCACTTTGACTGTGGTCTCAAAGGTAATAAGAGCTATGTCTGTCACTATGCAGCCCTCGGCCCAGAGAACGGCCAAGGCGTCGGAGTTCCTCCTGGTCTTCCGGATTGTGCCTGGCAGGACTACTTAGACCACAGAAGGCAGACGAGACCAAGCATCTCTTTCAGGAAACCAAAGGCAAAGCCAACCCCACCTAAACGTAGCTCATCACTGAGGAAGACCGATGCAAATGCAGATGTTTCTGAGAAGAAAGAACCAAAGTTAAGCAGTGGCCAGCACCTGCCTCACAGCTCCAGGGAAATGAAGCTGCCTCTTGATTTCTCTAACACGCCTTCTCGAATGGAAAATGCCAATCTTCCCACCAAGCAGGAACCTTCTTGGATGAACCAGAGTGAACTCAGTATTAAGGAACCTCAGTTAGACACAACAGATATTCCACCATTCAAAGATGAAGGTGCTGAATCAACTCACTATGCAGACCTCTGGCTTCTAAATGACTTGAAAACAAATGATCCTTACCGATCCTTATCTAATTCAAGCACGGCTACAGGTACCACAGTTATCGAATGCATCAAATCTCCAGAGAGCTCTGAATCCCAAACATCCCAATCAGAATCAAGGGCCACCACCCCATCACTTCCTTCTGTTGACAACGAGTTTAAATTGGCTTCTCCAGAAAAGCTGGCTGGCTTGGCATCTCCATCAAGTGGTTACTCAAGCCAATCTGAAACGCCAACGTCCTCTTTCCCTACAGCTTTCTTTTCAGGTCCATTGTCTCCTGGAGGTAGCAAAAGAAAACCTAAAGTCCCAGAAAGGAAATCCTCCCTACAGCAACCCTCTTTAAAAGATGGAACCCTAGCACTAAGTAAAGATCTTGAACTTCCAATTATACCTCCCACCCATCTTGACCTAAGTGCTCTTCATAACGTCCTGAATAAACCATTCTACCACCGTCATCCATTGCATGTTTTTACTCATAAGCAAAACATGGTAGGAGACACACTGAGGTCAAATCCTCCACCATCCCTTGCAATTACACCGACAGTCCTGAAATCTGTTAACCTTAGGTCCATCAGTAAATCTGAAGAAGTTAAACAAAAAGAGAGCAACAGTACAGATCTCACCTACTTAGAGGAGAGCACTCTCACAATGGCTGCCTTGTCTCCAGGTAAGATTGGGCCACATGCAGCAAAGAAATCAATATCCCGTCAGTATTCCGCTGAAGACTCCATACTGACCTTTTTAGACTCCTCTGCAGTTGAGATGGGACGAGATAAACTACATTTGGAAAAGAACCCTGCTTTTGATTTGAAGAACCACTGCCATCCAGAAACTGAAACCTCAGCTGGTAGCAATCTTCTAGATTCAAATGCCACAAAAGACCAAATACAGATGGAAAGTGAGTCTAttccagaaaacacaagtaaaaaCTGTGGGGTTCCAACTGAAGAATTTCAGAGAGTTTCTGCTGCCCGCCCAAATGTTCTGGATGGTAAAATAATACAGTGTGGAGCTGGCCCAGATGGAGCCCTAGAGCAGGTACCGAAAACACCCTGCATGGATCAGGAAGAAATTGCCCAACCTGAATCTGTGGATGTAGTCACATTTCAGTCCAGTTCACCAACTAGAGCAACAGACATAAGCAATCAGCGTAAGCATCAACTTGCTGTGAGCCGCCACCATGACAAAGTGCCTGGGAATATTTGCTATGAATCAGAGACATCCACTGTAAATTCATTCCCTGAAAAATATTCCGAGCAGGAAAATATTGCTTCAGGTATTTCACCCAAAAGTGCCTCTGATAACAGCAGAGCAGAGGAGACCCAAGGAAATGTGGATGAGGCTTCATTGAAAG AATCGTCACCGAGTGATGACTCCATCACTTCACCACTTAGTGAAGACTCCCAAGCTGAAGCGGAGGGTGTGTTTGCATCTCCAAACAAACCTCGAACGACTGAGGATTTATTTGCCGTCATTCACAG aTCCAAGAGGAAAGTACTTGGCAGAAAAGATTCTAGGGACATGTCTGTTCGAAGCAAATCAAGAGTTCCCCTCagtagcagtagcagcagcagcagcagttctGTCACTTCACCCAGCAGCAATGTGACAACTGCAAACAGCCAGAGGTCTCCCGGTCTCATCTACCGAAATGCCAAAAAGTCCAACACATCCAACGAAGAGTTTAAGCTGCTGCTTCTCAAAAAAGGCAGTCGCTCTGATTCCAGTTACCGCATGTCAGCCACAGAGATCCTGAAGAGCCCTATTCTGCCTAAGCCTCCTGGGGACCTCACAGTGGAGTCCCCACAAAGCACCGATGATGCCCATCAAGGGTCACCTGGGGCCGAGGCATTGTCCCCACTCTCTCCGTGTTCCCCACGAGTCAATGCAGAAGGGTTCTCTTCAAAGAACTTTGCCACCTCAGCATCAGCCAGGGTTGGACGATCCCGGGCCCCCCCTGTGGCCAGCAGCAGCCGCTACAGTGTCCGCTGCCGGCTGTACAACACACCCATGCAGGCCATTTCTGAGGGAGAGACAGAAAACTCTGATGGGAGTCCACATGATGACCGCTCCTCCCAGAGCTCCACATAG
- the Nhs gene encoding actin remodeling regulator NHS isoform X4, with the protein MLGQRPKNPIHNIPSTLDKQTNWNKALPLPTPEEKMKQDAQVISSCIIPINVTGVGFDREASIRCSLVHSQSVLQRRRKLRRRKTISGIPRRVQQEIDSDESPVARERNVIVHTNPDPSNTVNRRSGTRDSECQTEDILIAAPSRRRIRAQRGQSIAASLSHSAGNISALADKGDTMFTPAVSSRTRSRSLPREGNRGGDADPKVGAKPSTYEEGEPFVGDHERTPNDCSEPPSSPSGQEHQPALGLACSQHLHSPQHKLSERGRSRLSRMAADSGSCDISSNSDTFGSPIHCISTAGVLLGSHMDQKDDHQSSSGNWSGSSSTCPSQTSETIPPAASPPLTGSSHCDSELSLNTAPHANEDTNVFVTEQFNDNLDKVRGHRANSFTSTVADLLDDPNNSNTSDSEWNYLHHHHDASCRQDFSPERPKADSLGCPSFTSMATYDSFLEKSPSDKADTSSHFSVDTEGYYTSMHFDCGLKGNKSYVCHYAALGPENGQGVGVPPGLPDCAWQDYLDHRRQTRPSISFRKPKAKPTPPKRSSSLRKTDANADVSEKKEPKLSSGQHLPHSSREMKLPLDFSNTPSRMENANLPTKQEPSWMNQSELSIKEPQLDTTDIPPFKDEGAESTHYADLWLLNDLKTNDPYRSLSNSSTATGTTVIECIKSPESSESQTSQSESRATTPSLPSVDNEFKLASPEKLAGLASPSSGYSSQSETPTSSFPTAFFSGPLSPGGSKRKPKVPERKSSLQQPSLKDGTLALSKDLELPIIPPTHLDLSALHNVLNKPFYHRHPLHVFTHKQNMVGDTLRSNPPPSLAITPTVLKSVNLRSISKSEEVKQKESNSTDLTYLEESTLTMAALSPGKIGPHAAKKSISRQYSAEDSILTFLDSSAVEMGRDKLHLEKNPAFDLKNHCHPETETSAGSNLLDSNATKDQIQMESESIPENTSKNCGVPTEEFQRVSAARPNVLDGKIIQCGAGPDGALEQVPKTPCMDQEEIAQPESVDVVTFQSSSPTRATDISNQRKHQLAVSRHHDKVPGNICYESETSTVNSFPEKYSEQENIASGISPKSASDNSRAEETQGNVDEASLKESSPSDDSITSPLSEDSQAEAEGVFASPNKPRTTEDLFAVIHRSKRKVLGRKDSRDMSVRSKSRVPLSSSSSSSSSSVTSPSSNVTTANSQRSPGLIYRNAKKSNTSNEEFKLLLLKKGSRSDSSYRMSATEILKSPILPKPPGDLTVESPQSTDDAHQGSPGAEALSPLSPCSPRVNAEGFSSKNFATSASARVGRSRAPPVASSSRYSVRCRLYNTPMQAISEGETENSDGSPHDDRSSQSST; encoded by the exons ATGTTAGGGCAGAGGCCGAAAAACCCAATACACAATATCCCATCTACACTGGACAAGCAGACCAACTGGAACAAAGCACTACCTCTCCCAACGCCggaggagaaaatgaaacaagatgCCCAAGTGATTTCTTCTTGCATTATTCCCATCAATGTCACTG GAGTTGGTTTTGACAGAGAGGCTAGTATACGCTGTTCTCTCGTTCATTCACAATCCGTACTACAGCGGAGACGAAAATTGAGGAGGAGGAAAACCATCTCCGGTATCCCCAGAAGAGTTCAACAAGAAATAG ATTCTGATGAATCACCAGTGGCCAGGGAAAGGAATGTGATTGTACACACAAACCCAGACCCCTCCAATACTGTCAATAGGAGGTCTGGAACCAGAGACTCTGAATGTCAAACCGAGGATATTCTGATTGCTGCCCCATCCAGAAGGAGAATCAGAGCTCAAAGGGGTCAAAGCATTGCAGCTTCCCTTTCTCATTCCGCCGGCAACATTTCTGCCCTGGCAGACAAAGGTGACACCATGTTTACTCCTGCAGTGAGCAGCCGCACAAGGTCTCGGAGCCTTCCTCGAGAGGGTAACAGAGGTGGAGATGCAGACCCCAAAGTCGGTGCTAAACCCTCAACATATGAAGAGGGAGAACCTTTTGTGGGTGACCATGAAAGAACCCCTAATGATTGCAGTGAGCCTCCAAGCAGCCCAAGTGGACAGGAACACCAGCCTGCTTTGGGCCTGGCTTGTTCTCAACATCTTCACAGCCCCCAGCACAAGCTAAGTGAGAGAGGGAGGTCACGTCTATCCCGAATGGCTGCTGACTCTGGCAGCTGTGACATCTCCTCCAACTCAGACACCTTTGGGAGCCCCATCCACTGCATCTCCACGGCTGGTGTCCTTCTTGGCAGCCACATGGACCAGAAAGATGACCATCAGTCATCCAGTGGTAATTGGAGTGGAAGCAGCTCTACATGCCCCTCGCAGACCTCAGAAACAATCCCTCCTGCAGCTTCTCCTCCCCTCACTGGCTCTTCACACTGTGACTCGGAGTTGTCACTAAACACAGCTCCTCATGCTAATGAGGACACTAATGTCTTTGTGACAGAGCAGTTCAATGACAACTTGGATAAAGTGAGAGGCCACCGGGCTAATTCCTTTACCTCCACTGTTGCAGATCTGCTGGATGACCCCAACAACAGCAACACCAGTGACAGTGAGTGGAATTACCTACACCACCATCATGATGCATCCTGCCGGCAAGATTTTAGCCCTGAGCGTCCCAAGGCAGATAGCCTGGGCTGCCCAAGCTTCACAAGCATGGCCACTTATGACAGCTTTCTGGAAAAGTCTCCATCAGACAAAGCAGATACTAGCTCTCACTTTTCAGTAGACACAGAAGGATACTATACTTCCATGCACTTTGACTGTGGTCTCAAAGGTAATAAGAGCTATGTCTGTCACTATGCAGCCCTCGGCCCAGAGAACGGCCAAGGCGTCGGAGTTCCTCCTGGTCTTCCGGATTGTGCCTGGCAGGACTACTTAGACCACAGAAGGCAGACGAGACCAAGCATCTCTTTCAGGAAACCAAAGGCAAAGCCAACCCCACCTAAACGTAGCTCATCACTGAGGAAGACCGATGCAAATGCAGATGTTTCTGAGAAGAAAGAACCAAAGTTAAGCAGTGGCCAGCACCTGCCTCACAGCTCCAGGGAAATGAAGCTGCCTCTTGATTTCTCTAACACGCCTTCTCGAATGGAAAATGCCAATCTTCCCACCAAGCAGGAACCTTCTTGGATGAACCAGAGTGAACTCAGTATTAAGGAACCTCAGTTAGACACAACAGATATTCCACCATTCAAAGATGAAGGTGCTGAATCAACTCACTATGCAGACCTCTGGCTTCTAAATGACTTGAAAACAAATGATCCTTACCGATCCTTATCTAATTCAAGCACGGCTACAGGTACCACAGTTATCGAATGCATCAAATCTCCAGAGAGCTCTGAATCCCAAACATCCCAATCAGAATCAAGGGCCACCACCCCATCACTTCCTTCTGTTGACAACGAGTTTAAATTGGCTTCTCCAGAAAAGCTGGCTGGCTTGGCATCTCCATCAAGTGGTTACTCAAGCCAATCTGAAACGCCAACGTCCTCTTTCCCTACAGCTTTCTTTTCAGGTCCATTGTCTCCTGGAGGTAGCAAAAGAAAACCTAAAGTCCCAGAAAGGAAATCCTCCCTACAGCAACCCTCTTTAAAAGATGGAACCCTAGCACTAAGTAAAGATCTTGAACTTCCAATTATACCTCCCACCCATCTTGACCTAAGTGCTCTTCATAACGTCCTGAATAAACCATTCTACCACCGTCATCCATTGCATGTTTTTACTCATAAGCAAAACATGGTAGGAGACACACTGAGGTCAAATCCTCCACCATCCCTTGCAATTACACCGACAGTCCTGAAATCTGTTAACCTTAGGTCCATCAGTAAATCTGAAGAAGTTAAACAAAAAGAGAGCAACAGTACAGATCTCACCTACTTAGAGGAGAGCACTCTCACAATGGCTGCCTTGTCTCCAGGTAAGATTGGGCCACATGCAGCAAAGAAATCAATATCCCGTCAGTATTCCGCTGAAGACTCCATACTGACCTTTTTAGACTCCTCTGCAGTTGAGATGGGACGAGATAAACTACATTTGGAAAAGAACCCTGCTTTTGATTTGAAGAACCACTGCCATCCAGAAACTGAAACCTCAGCTGGTAGCAATCTTCTAGATTCAAATGCCACAAAAGACCAAATACAGATGGAAAGTGAGTCTAttccagaaaacacaagtaaaaaCTGTGGGGTTCCAACTGAAGAATTTCAGAGAGTTTCTGCTGCCCGCCCAAATGTTCTGGATGGTAAAATAATACAGTGTGGAGCTGGCCCAGATGGAGCCCTAGAGCAGGTACCGAAAACACCCTGCATGGATCAGGAAGAAATTGCCCAACCTGAATCTGTGGATGTAGTCACATTTCAGTCCAGTTCACCAACTAGAGCAACAGACATAAGCAATCAGCGTAAGCATCAACTTGCTGTGAGCCGCCACCATGACAAAGTGCCTGGGAATATTTGCTATGAATCAGAGACATCCACTGTAAATTCATTCCCTGAAAAATATTCCGAGCAGGAAAATATTGCTTCAGGTATTTCACCCAAAAGTGCCTCTGATAACAGCAGAGCAGAGGAGACCCAAGGAAATGTGGATGAGGCTTCATTGAAAG AATCGTCACCGAGTGATGACTCCATCACTTCACCACTTAGTGAAGACTCCCAAGCTGAAGCGGAGGGTGTGTTTGCATCTCCAAACAAACCTCGAACGACTGAGGATTTATTTGCCGTCATTCACAG aTCCAAGAGGAAAGTACTTGGCAGAAAAGATTCTAGGGACATGTCTGTTCGAAGCAAATCAAGAGTTCCCCTCagtagcagtagcagcagcagcagcagttctGTCACTTCACCCAGCAGCAATGTGACAACTGCAAACAGCCAGAGGTCTCCCGGTCTCATCTACCGAAATGCCAAAAAGTCCAACACATCCAACGAAGAGTTTAAGCTGCTGCTTCTCAAAAAAGGCAGTCGCTCTGATTCCAGTTACCGCATGTCAGCCACAGAGATCCTGAAGAGCCCTATTCTGCCTAAGCCTCCTGGGGACCTCACAGTGGAGTCCCCACAAAGCACCGATGATGCCCATCAAGGGTCACCTGGGGCCGAGGCATTGTCCCCACTCTCTCCGTGTTCCCCACGAGTCAATGCAGAAGGGTTCTCTTCAAAGAACTTTGCCACCTCAGCATCAGCCAGGGTTGGACGATCCCGGGCCCCCCCTGTGGCCAGCAGCAGCCGCTACAGTGTCCGCTGCCGGCTGTACAACACACCCATGCAGGCCATTTCTGAGGGAGAGACAGAAAACTCTGATGGGAGTCCACATGATGACCGCTCCTCCCAGAGCTCCACATAG